A part of Corynebacterium lactis RW2-5 genomic DNA contains:
- a CDS encoding aminodeoxychorismate/anthranilate synthase component II has protein sequence MQILVVDNYDSFVFNLVQYIGQLGENVTVWRNDDARLADVDAVIEQFDAIMLSPGPGEPANAGHTEDILKAATRAEEPVPILGVCLGHQAIGEVFGGKVVRADELLHGKTSPVTHDGSGVLADVPSPFIATRYHSLTVDPSSLPDELIPTAFTDSGMLMAMRHRDLPIHGVQFHPESVLTQYGHRMLSNWLKLAGGSYPEELLSELEKQQAGYQSAFCGRPS, from the coding sequence ATGCAGATTCTCGTCGTCGACAACTATGACAGCTTCGTGTTCAACCTGGTCCAATACATAGGCCAGCTAGGCGAAAACGTCACAGTTTGGCGCAATGACGATGCTCGGCTGGCTGACGTAGACGCCGTCATCGAGCAATTTGACGCAATCATGCTCTCGCCGGGCCCCGGTGAGCCTGCCAATGCCGGGCACACGGAGGATATTCTGAAGGCGGCCACCCGCGCGGAAGAGCCAGTGCCGATTCTAGGTGTCTGCCTGGGCCATCAGGCGATTGGTGAGGTCTTTGGAGGCAAGGTTGTGCGCGCGGATGAGCTACTGCACGGCAAGACTTCGCCGGTTACACACGACGGATCCGGGGTGCTTGCGGACGTGCCCAGCCCCTTCATCGCGACGCGGTACCACTCGCTCACCGTGGATCCCTCCTCGCTTCCTGACGAGCTGATCCCCACGGCGTTCACGGACTCCGGCATGCTGATGGCGATGCGTCACCGCGACCTGCCGATTCACGGGGTTCAATTTCACCCGGAATCGGTCTTGACGCAGTATGGTCATCGGATGCTCTCCAACTGGCTGAAGTTGGCCGGCGGGAGTTACCCGGAGGAGCTGCTGAGCGAGCTAGAAAAGCAGCAGGCCGGCTACCAGAGTGCCTTTTGCGGACGTCCTAGCTAG
- the pknB gene encoding Stk1 family PASTA domain-containing Ser/Thr kinase — MSGNDDLLSGRYRLGELIGVGGMSDVYEAEDTLLGRSVAVKMMRADLARDENFLARFRREAKNSALLNHPSIVSVYDTGETQSPMGLVPFIVMELIQGETLRDIVRREGHLEAKRAAEIMASVCEALAISHQAGIIHRDVKPANIMLTNTGKVKVMDFGIARALGDSTTMTQTAAVLGTAQYLSPEQARGKTADARSDIYAVGCVLYEALTGNPPFTGETPLSVAYQHVQDQPPQPSAQMPDSDPETAKAIDAVLLTAMAKDPMERYDSAQEFADDLRRISRREKPLALAHHTVHNEDAKTTEFMPAAGVAGAAAGAAGAGAAGAASANHDDAYADADFAQEPTRMEPAAPTAAAPASTPAPPRANSGSSAESHNKAPKKKSAGKIAALTIAAIVGLGGVGYGAYRLFDPSANVENVAIPQVTGMTANEATATLEDAGFMVTRIDEPNPDVPRDVVIATEPGFGSGIPKGSRIRLRVSSGPAITGVPDVRDMKAEDARRALEKAGLIVNPKLREEPHEEIPRGNVIDQSPAAGSQVSKGTRVTLTVSTGLETKVVPNVTNQSLDAARATLESAGFVVQVTEVDSDQEEGKVIGVPQAGEELTVGTTVELQVSRGNQIRMPQVEGRTRSEAESMLQDAGFEGTIRFEEVATNDISKNDKVDKAAPSANSTINKNGEVLLRVYKFELLPSSKPSDSEDSDRNRPLIPPIPQLPLPR; from the coding sequence ATGTCTGGCAATGACGACCTACTCTCCGGCCGTTATCGGCTTGGCGAGCTTATCGGCGTTGGAGGCATGTCCGATGTCTACGAGGCTGAAGACACTCTCCTCGGTCGCTCCGTCGCAGTGAAGATGATGCGCGCGGACCTGGCCAGGGATGAAAACTTCCTGGCGAGGTTCCGCAGGGAGGCCAAGAACTCGGCGCTGCTGAACCACCCCTCGATTGTGTCCGTCTACGACACGGGTGAAACGCAGAGCCCCATGGGCCTCGTTCCCTTCATCGTCATGGAGCTGATTCAGGGCGAGACGCTGCGCGATATCGTGCGCCGGGAGGGCCACCTGGAGGCCAAGCGCGCCGCCGAGATTATGGCATCCGTGTGCGAGGCGCTGGCGATTTCCCACCAGGCTGGGATCATCCACCGCGATGTCAAGCCCGCCAACATCATGCTCACCAACACCGGCAAGGTAAAGGTGATGGACTTCGGAATCGCCCGTGCGCTGGGTGATTCGACGACTATGACGCAGACTGCGGCGGTACTTGGCACGGCTCAGTACCTGTCGCCCGAGCAGGCGCGCGGCAAGACCGCGGACGCTCGCTCGGATATCTACGCCGTCGGCTGTGTACTCTACGAGGCTCTAACGGGCAATCCACCATTCACCGGCGAGACTCCTCTTTCCGTCGCTTACCAGCATGTTCAGGATCAGCCGCCGCAGCCATCGGCCCAGATGCCCGATTCTGATCCGGAGACGGCTAAGGCGATTGATGCCGTCCTATTGACCGCCATGGCCAAGGACCCGATGGAGCGCTACGACTCGGCGCAGGAATTCGCGGATGATTTGCGCCGCATCAGCCGGCGTGAAAAGCCCTTAGCGCTGGCGCACCACACTGTCCACAACGAGGACGCGAAGACCACCGAGTTCATGCCGGCGGCTGGCGTGGCAGGTGCTGCTGCGGGCGCTGCTGGTGCAGGTGCTGCTGGAGCTGCATCCGCCAACCACGACGACGCTTACGCCGACGCCGATTTCGCGCAGGAACCGACGCGAATGGAGCCGGCCGCACCAACAGCTGCAGCACCTGCGTCGACGCCGGCGCCCCCGCGCGCCAATTCAGGTTCCTCTGCGGAGTCGCATAACAAGGCTCCGAAGAAGAAGAGCGCGGGCAAGATCGCCGCACTGACCATCGCGGCGATTGTGGGCCTCGGCGGTGTCGGCTACGGTGCCTACCGATTGTTCGACCCGTCCGCAAATGTGGAAAACGTGGCAATCCCGCAGGTCACCGGCATGACCGCCAATGAAGCCACCGCCACCCTCGAGGATGCCGGATTCATGGTCACCCGCATCGACGAACCGAACCCGGATGTCCCGCGTGATGTCGTCATCGCTACCGAGCCGGGCTTCGGCTCCGGTATCCCCAAGGGCTCACGAATACGACTGCGCGTGTCCTCTGGCCCGGCGATTACCGGGGTACCAGATGTCCGCGATATGAAGGCCGAGGACGCACGTCGCGCTCTGGAGAAGGCCGGGTTGATTGTCAATCCGAAGCTGCGCGAGGAGCCACACGAGGAGATTCCGCGCGGAAACGTCATCGATCAGTCACCCGCCGCAGGTTCCCAGGTGTCGAAGGGCACCCGCGTGACCCTGACCGTGTCGACTGGTCTGGAGACCAAGGTGGTCCCGAACGTCACCAACCAGAGTCTCGATGCCGCGCGTGCGACCCTCGAGTCCGCAGGCTTCGTCGTCCAGGTCACCGAAGTCGACTCCGACCAGGAGGAAGGAAAAGTCATCGGCGTGCCCCAGGCCGGCGAGGAGCTAACCGTGGGAACCACTGTCGAGCTGCAGGTCTCCCGCGGAAACCAGATCCGCATGCCGCAGGTCGAGGGCCGCACCAGGTCGGAGGCTGAGTCGATGCTGCAGGATGCCGGATTCGAAGGCACCATTCGTTTCGAGGAAGTCGCCACCAACGACATCTCGAAGAACGACAAGGTCGATAAGGCCGCGCCGTCCGCAAACTCGACCATCAATAAGAATGGCGAGGTGCTCCTGCGGGTCTACAAGTTCGAGCTGCTGCCCTCGTCGAAGCCCTCGGACTCGGAGGACTCCGACCGCAACCGCCCGCTAATTCCCCCAATTCCGCAGTTGCCGCTGCCCAGGTAG
- a CDS encoding serine/threonine-protein kinase: protein MDAAQVQNLVGRRYRVQRLLGRGGMSTVWLADDTTSGKLVAIKLLNQELSDNVEFRQRFQNEASAARSVSSPNVVQIVTYQEGMAGSHGACYIVMEYIRGESLSQVLQRRKTLPEHLVLDVLEQTAHGLSAIHAANLIHRDIKPGNLLVTPEGTVKITDFGIAKAAEAVPLTRTGMVVGTAQYVSPEQAQGKAVTPATDVYSMGCVAYEMVGGRRPFQGDSTVAVAVAHISEAPPALPPTVNPHVRELIGIMLRKDPQRRYADGRELAQAVLRVRAGHRPPQPRGVPPTVHRQSNAANPATSELGAMTRPRPIPAPTSRAPQTPQRPAPAPAPRSSSSAPKKKSGCGCGCGSFILLILLALLAGAIAVLYAIMSTGSIPNIPALNELLPSQSQEQTTDGGTDTGTGAGEGQQWAPDNNQGWGTGSGYGSSPDYGVPSITENHTEDSQPSETQGSSSSTSGNSGAETGNSSATENGGGNAGGNESGNTSGGNNAQ, encoded by the coding sequence ATGGACGCAGCCCAGGTACAAAATCTCGTCGGCAGGCGCTACCGCGTGCAGCGCTTGCTCGGCCGCGGCGGCATGTCCACCGTTTGGCTTGCCGACGACACCACGTCCGGGAAACTCGTAGCCATCAAGCTGCTCAATCAGGAGCTCTCCGACAACGTCGAGTTCCGGCAGCGTTTCCAAAACGAGGCGTCCGCCGCGCGGAGCGTTTCCAGCCCGAACGTCGTGCAGATCGTCACCTATCAGGAGGGCATGGCGGGAAGCCATGGCGCCTGCTACATCGTCATGGAGTACATCCGCGGCGAGTCTCTGTCGCAGGTGTTGCAGCGCCGCAAGACGCTGCCGGAGCACCTCGTGCTCGATGTACTCGAGCAGACCGCGCACGGCCTGTCGGCCATTCACGCCGCCAACCTGATTCACCGCGACATCAAGCCGGGCAACCTCTTGGTCACCCCGGAAGGCACGGTGAAAATCACTGACTTCGGCATTGCCAAGGCCGCCGAGGCGGTGCCGCTGACCCGCACCGGAATGGTCGTCGGCACGGCGCAGTATGTATCCCCGGAGCAGGCTCAGGGCAAGGCAGTTACTCCTGCCACCGACGTGTACTCCATGGGCTGTGTCGCCTACGAAATGGTTGGCGGCCGTCGCCCCTTCCAGGGCGACTCCACCGTGGCCGTCGCCGTCGCGCACATTTCCGAGGCTCCGCCGGCTCTGCCTCCGACGGTGAATCCGCACGTCCGCGAGCTCATCGGCATTATGCTACGCAAGGATCCGCAGCGCCGCTACGCCGACGGCCGCGAGTTGGCGCAGGCCGTCCTGCGGGTGCGGGCGGGACATAGGCCTCCGCAGCCCCGCGGCGTGCCCCCAACGGTGCACCGGCAGTCCAATGCGGCGAACCCGGCGACCAGCGAGCTCGGCGCCATGACGCGCCCGCGTCCGATTCCGGCGCCGACGTCGCGAGCGCCGCAGACTCCCCAGCGCCCGGCTCCGGCACCTGCGCCGAGGTCGAGCTCGTCCGCGCCGAAGAAAAAGTCCGGATGTGGCTGCGGTTGCGGCAGCTTCATCCTGCTGATTCTCCTCGCACTGCTGGCCGGCGCAATCGCAGTTCTCTACGCCATCATGAGCACCGGTTCAATCCCCAACATCCCGGCGCTGAACGAATTGCTGCCCTCGCAATCGCAGGAGCAGACGACCGATGGCGGCACCGACACCGGCACTGGCGCAGGCGAAGGTCAGCAGTGGGCTCCGGACAACAACCAGGGTTGGGGCACCGGCTCCGGCTACGGATCCTCCCCGGACTACGGGGTTCCGAGCATTACCGAGAACCACACCGAGGATTCGCAGCCGAGTGAGACCCAGGGCTCGTCGTCAAGCACAAGCGGAAATTCGGGCGCCGAGACCGGAAACAGCAGTGCCACTGAAAATGGTGGTGGAAATGCCGGCGGGAATGAGTCAGGTAATACGTCGGGCGGTAATAATGCCCAGTAA
- a CDS encoding penicillin-binding transpeptidase domain-containing protein, with translation MNKTIRQVFAVVLGLIVLLLANLTYVQGFQQDKYAYNPLNNRQFLEEKSRPRGQITAGGAILAHSEKDQNGFFNRSYDTNPEAYGPVVGYLSDVYGSSGLESSQNDILNGTDPSLFASRAIDVVTGKEPKGASPELTIIPQAQTTAYNQLAERGYVGSAVAVRPSTGEILAMASTPSFDPNPIAQGDQDTWQKLNNTEGAPLLNHGTQRPLPPGSTFKVLTTAAALENGANPQTQVTGAPQITLPDSVTTLENYGGSTCGGATTTLRNAFAQSCNTAFAELGMNTGADALKDVAKRFGIGEHHDSLGLPSEDSTVGDIPDKASLGQTSIGQRDVSFTPLDNAMIAATIANGGVRMEPQIIKSIRGTDLSEIKSFKPREAGEAVSPEIAKTLTDLMRGSEAHSGGNSAHIASKTGTAEHGAVRGEYAPHVWYIAFAPDSDVAVAVVVENGGGQGQSATGASVAAPIGRALISAVEQAGR, from the coding sequence ATGAATAAGACAATTCGACAGGTCTTCGCCGTCGTCCTCGGACTCATAGTTCTGCTGCTGGCCAACCTCACCTACGTGCAGGGTTTCCAGCAGGATAAGTACGCCTACAATCCGCTGAACAACCGCCAGTTCCTCGAGGAGAAATCCCGGCCGCGCGGCCAAATTACCGCCGGGGGTGCAATCCTCGCGCATTCCGAGAAGGACCAAAACGGATTCTTCAACCGCAGCTACGACACCAACCCGGAGGCCTACGGCCCGGTCGTCGGATACCTCTCCGATGTCTACGGCTCCTCCGGCCTGGAGAGCTCCCAGAATGACATCCTGAACGGCACCGACCCCTCCCTGTTCGCCTCCCGCGCCATCGACGTGGTCACCGGCAAAGAGCCGAAGGGCGCCTCCCCCGAGCTGACCATCATCCCGCAGGCCCAGACAACCGCCTACAACCAGTTGGCCGAGCGCGGCTACGTGGGCTCAGCGGTGGCGGTCCGCCCGTCGACAGGCGAGATTCTCGCGATGGCGTCCACGCCTTCCTTCGATCCGAACCCGATCGCACAGGGAGATCAGGACACGTGGCAGAAGCTGAACAACACCGAGGGTGCGCCACTTCTCAACCATGGCACGCAGCGTCCGCTGCCCCCGGGTTCGACCTTCAAGGTGCTGACCACCGCGGCCGCACTGGAAAATGGTGCGAACCCGCAGACTCAGGTCACAGGAGCGCCGCAGATTACGCTTCCAGACAGCGTGACCACGCTGGAGAACTACGGAGGCTCGACCTGCGGTGGTGCCACCACGACGCTGCGCAACGCCTTCGCCCAGTCCTGTAATACGGCCTTCGCCGAGTTGGGCATGAATACCGGCGCTGACGCGCTGAAGGATGTCGCCAAGCGATTCGGCATCGGCGAGCACCACGACTCCCTGGGCCTGCCCTCGGAGGATTCCACGGTCGGCGACATCCCGGACAAGGCTTCGCTGGGCCAGACTTCCATCGGCCAGCGCGACGTGTCCTTCACCCCGCTGGACAACGCCATGATTGCCGCAACCATCGCCAACGGCGGCGTGCGCATGGAACCGCAAATTATCAAGTCGATCCGCGGCACCGACCTGTCCGAGATTAAGTCCTTCAAACCGCGCGAAGCGGGCGAAGCGGTCTCCCCCGAGATCGCCAAGACGCTCACCGATCTGATGCGCGGCTCCGAGGCGCACTCGGGCGGCAATAGCGCGCACATCGCCTCCAAGACGGGTACCGCCGAGCACGGAGCCGTCCGCGGTGAGTACGCTCCGCACGTTTGGTACATCGCCTTCGCACCGGACTCCGACGTGGCTGTCGCGGTCGTCGTCGAAAATGGCGGCGGCCAGGGTCAAAGCGCGACCGGCGCATCGGTCGCCGCGCCGATTGGGCGCGCGCTCATCTCCGCCGTCGAGCAGGCGGGTCGATAG